In the Oncorhynchus nerka isolate Pitt River linkage group LG2, Oner_Uvic_2.0, whole genome shotgun sequence genome, one interval contains:
- the LOC115121813 gene encoding LOW QUALITY PROTEIN: WAS/WASL-interacting protein family member 1-like (The sequence of the model RefSeq protein was modified relative to this genomic sequence to represent the inferred CDS: deleted 2 bases in 1 codon), with the protein MPPPPPPPAPPPPPTFAVANTQKPSLSKNEAQGRNALLSDIGKGARLKKAVTNDRSQPVIDKPKGGGGGGGGGGGGGGGGGGGGGGGGGGGGGGGPVLGGLFAGGMPKLRSSGGNSNGGPRPPMVPPGGRSSGPRPFGGGGPSAGPPRFSGAPAFPRSSAPDLPRGRAGPPRPETPGGPPPPIPNTPRPNQNFQSRGTPPVPGGARIPSSAPTPPPPNLAGRHQGLPPPGPIGAPSGPKPSFGAPPVPSSGRPPLPPAPHPGRPSEDPWPPPPPLGGHRSSISRDGPPPPSFNSKPPSSSSSRPSIGGGGAPPLPPGRPGPPLLPPTPAGGDEHTPRLPQRNISLNSPAPPPGRSGPLPPPPSERPPPLGKNPPGRTGPLPPPPSSGPRGGSIRSSPVPSPPNRPGAEPPRGGQRPPLPPDRPGIGGPPPPPPPMGNGFQNSHHQHIDEWEARFQFHPVSDLPVPEPYVSCQKTYPSKLSKTDGRGSDKKSRGAPPLPPIPR; encoded by the exons atgcctcctcccccaccaccccctgcccctcccccacccccaacCTTCGCTGTG GCAAATACACAGAAGCCATCACTCAGCAAGAATGAAGCACAAGGAAGAAACGCCTTACTGTCTGATATCGGAAAAGGTGCTCGCCTGAAGAAGGCCGTGACCAATGACAGGAGTCAACCCGTCATTGACA AACCcaaaggtggaggaggaggaggtggtggaggaggaggaggaggtggtggaggaggaggaggaggaggaggtggtggtggaggtggaggaggaggaggaccagtACTAGGAGGTCTCTTTGCAGGAGGCATGCCCAAGCTTCGGTCCTCAGGAGGGAACAGTAACG GAGGCCCTAGACCCCCCATGGTACCTCCAGGAGGCCGTTCCTCAGGCCCCAGACCGTTTGGTGGTGGGGGCCCCTCTGCTGGCCCTCCACGGTTCTCAGGGGCCCCAGCCTTTCCCCGGAGCAGCGCCCCCGACCTCCCCAGGGGACGGGCAGGCCCCCCGCGACCAGAGACCCCTGGCGGACCCCCTCCCCCAATCCCCAACACCCCACGGCCCAACCAGAACTTCCAGAGCCGAGGGACCCCGCCTGTTCCAGGAGGAGCCCGGATCCCCAGCTCAGCCCCAACACCTCCACCACCCAACCTCGCAGGCAGACACCAAGGCTTGCCCCCTCCC GGCCCTATAGGGGCCCCATCTGGGCCAAAACCCTCCTTTGGGGCCCCTCCGGTTCCCAGTAGTGGACGTCCCCCTCTACCCCCAGCCCCCCACCCTGGCAGACCCTCAGAGGACCCCTGGCCCCCACCTCCACCCCTGGGGGGCCACCGGTCCTCCATATCCAGAGATGGACCACCGCCACCATCTTTCAACTCCAAGCCCCCCAGCTCGTCTTCCTCTCGGCCCTCCATCGGCGGTGGTGgagctccccctctccctcctggcAGACCGGGCCCTCCACTGTTGCCCCCAACGCCTGCGGGAGGAGACGAACACACCCCCAGACTACCACAGAGGAACATTTCACTCAACTCGCCGGCGCCGCCACCTGGCCGGTCAGGACCACTGCCACCCCCTCCCAGTGAGAGGCCGCCCCCTCTGGGTAAAAACCCCCCAGGACGGACGG GCccgctccctccccctccctcctcaggtCCACGTGGAGGCAGTATAAGGTCATCTCCAGTCCCCTCACCTCCTAACCGGCCGGGAGCAGAGCCGCCCCGTGGGGGACAACGGCCCCCGCTCCCACCAGACCGACCGGGAATAGGaggccctcctcccccacctcctcccatGGGCAACGGCTTCCAGAACTCCCATCACCAACACATTG atgaGTGGGAGGCCCGGTTCCAGTTCCACCCTGTCTCAGACCTCCCTGTCCCAGAGCCTTACGTGTCCTGTCAGAAGACATACCCCAGCAAGTTGTCCAAGACTGACGGCAGAG GTTCAGATAAAAAGTCCAGGGGTGCCCCCCCACTACCCCCTATCCCCAGGTGA